The Solidesulfovibrio fructosivorans JJ] genomic sequence GCACATGGTCAGGGCGTGGTGCTTGAGCACGAGGCGCAAGCTGGCGTCGTAGAAGTCGCGCAGGCCGTCGAAGGCCCGCTCGACGGCGTTGTAGACCTTGCCGTGGCGCACCGGGGCATGGGGCTTCAAAATCAGGTTGCACAGCATCGGGGTGAGCGAAATGGACACGAAACCGGAAATGAGGATGGACACCATGATGGTGACCGCGAATTCGTGAAAGAGCCGGCCCACCACGCCGCCCATAAAAAAGACCGGCAGGAAGACGGCGGCCAGGGAGATGGTCATGGAGACGATGGTGAAGCTGATCTCTTTGGACCCTTCCATGGCGGCGGCCAGGGGTGTTTTGCCCATCTCCAGGTGGCGCACGATGTTTTCGAGCATGACGATGGCGTCGTCCACCACGAAGCCGACGGACAGGGTCAGGGCCATGAGCGAGATGTTGTCCAGGCTGAAGCCCAGCACGTACATGGCCGCGAAGGTGCCGACGACCGACATGGGCAGGGCCAGGCTCGGGATGACCGTGGCCGGGATGTTGCGCAGGAAAAGGAAGATGACCATGACCACGAGGCACACGGTCAAAACCAGGGTGAATTTGACGTCGGAGACGGACTCGCGGATGGAGGCCGACCGGTCGTAGAGCACGCGCAGGTTGACCGAGGCCGGCAGCTGCGCCTGGAAGTGGGGGAGCAGGGCCTTGATGGAATCCACCACTTCCACGGTGTTGGTGCCGGGCTGGCGCTGGATGGCGAGCACCAGGCCCGGGGTGCCGGAAAACCAGTTGAAGCGCCGGGTTTCCTCCACCGAATCCGTGACCTTGGCGATTTCGGACAGGCGCACGGGCGAGCCGTTGCGCCAGGCCACGATCAGCGGCTTGTAGCCGGCGGCGGTGAGTAACTTGCCGCTCGAGCGCACGGTGTATTCCTTGGACGGCCCGGACACCGTGCCGACCGGCAGGTTGACGTTGCCCTTTTTGACCGCGTCCGACACCTCGTCCACGCCGATGCCCTTGGCGGCCATGGCTTCCGGGTCGAGCTGGATGCGCACGGCGTACTTTTTCGAGCCGTAGACCGAGACCTGGGCCACGCCCGGCACCATGGAGATGCGCTGGGCCATCATGTTTTCGGCGTACTCGTCCACGTCGGACAGGCGCATGACGTCCGAGGAGATGGCAAGATAGAGGATGGGCGCGTCGGCCGGGTTGACCTTGCGGAAATACGGCGGCGAGGGCAGGTCGTCGGGCAGGTCCTTGCCGGCGGTGGTCATGGCCGACTGCACGTCCAGGGCGGCGGCGTCGATGTTGCGGTCAAGCGCGAACTGGAGGGTGATGCGCGTGGACCCCACCGAGTTGATGGAGGTCATGGAGTCGAGCCCGGCGATGGTGGAGAACTGCTTCTCCAGCGGGTTGGCCACGGCGGCGGCCATGGTCTCGGGGCTGGCCCCGGGCAGCGACACCCGCACCTCGATGGTGGGGAAATCGACGTTGGGCAGATCTGAGACCGGCAGCTTCAGGTAGGCCATCACGCCGAAAATGAGGATGGCGGCCATGACCAGGGTGGTCATGACCGGCCGGGTGATGAATATGGCGGCCGGGTTCATTGCGCGGCCTTGGCGTCGGCCTTGGCGTCGGCCTTGGCGTCGGCCTTGGCGTCGGGCGCGGCCTTGATGGCGGCCCTGAGTCCCGGGGCCAGGCGCACCTGGCCGTCGGTGACCACCATCTCGCCGGGGGAGAGCCCCTTTTCCACCACGGTCCGGGCGTCGATGATGGGGCCGGGCGTAATCTGCCGGGCGTCCACCGTGCCGTCTTTTTTGACCACGTATACGTAGGGGCCCTTGAGTCCGTCCATGACGGCCTGGGTCGGGATGACCACCACATCGGCAAGGGTGGAAAGGGTGAGCCCCACGCGCACGAACTGGCCGGGCCAGAGACGGTGGTCGGCGTTTTCGGCGATGGCCTTGAGCCGTATGGAGCCGGTCTTGGCATCCACGGCATTGTCGATGGAGGCGAGCTTGGCCTTTACCGGGGGGGAATCGTCCTCGCCGGCCGGGACGGCGGTGACGGTGAGCGCGCCCTGGCGGTTTTTGGCCTGGATGGCGGGGAGGTAGCGTTCGGGCAGGGAAAAGGCGATGAAGATGGGGCTTATCTGGTTGATGACGCACATGACGCGGTCGTCGCCCGCCTTGAGCACGTTGCCGACGGTGAGCATCACCGTGCCGACCCGGCCGGCGATGGGGGCGCGGATGTCGGCGTACTCGAGGTCCAATCGGGCCCGGTCCAGGCTGGCCTCGTCGAGGCGGATGGTGCCCTCCAGGGTCTTGGCCTGGGAAAAGGTCTGGTCGTACTGCTCCTGGGCCACCACGTCCTTGGATTTGAGCGTGGCGTAGCGCGTCAGGTCCGCCTCGGCCTTGACCAGCAGGGCCTTGTCGCGGGCCAGCTTGGCCTGCCCCTCACGGATGGCCAGATCGAAGGGGCGCGGGTCCAGGCGGAACAGCGGATCGCCCTTGGCCACCTCGGCCCCGTCCTTGATAAGCTGGGCGGTGATGGCCCCGTCGACCCGGGGTTTGACCGAAACCGTGGCCATGGGTTCCACGTTGCCCACGGCCTTGACCACAAGGGGCAGGGTGGTCGCCACGGCGGGAACGGCCACCACCGGCACCGGCCCGGCGTCGCGTCCGGCTTTTTTCTCGCCGGAGCCCCCGCAGGACCAGACACAGCATACGGAAAGCGCCAGGATCATGGCGCGCGAAACAAACATGCGGCTCACGAGGCGTCTCCGGAAAGCGGTTCAAGGGTGGGCGGGGGGAACTCCATGGCCTTCGGGAAGCCCATGGCGGCCAGGGAAAACCGGGTGATGTGCAGGGCCAGGGCGTCGACGCCGTCCTGGCTCGGATCGCAATCGGGATAGAGCCGTTCGAGGACCGGCCGGTCGAGGACGAAGTGGCGGCACTGGCCGACGATGCTTTCCGAGAAGCGGGCCACGGCCAGGGGCTCGGGGGCCCCGCCAAGCAGCGCGGCAACGATGTCGCGCAACACGGCGTTGGCCGGGGCCAGGCAGCGGTCCACCACCGTCGTCAGGTTGGACGAGGGCTCGGCCATTTCCCGGGCCATCAGCCGCAGGAGCCAGCTGTGGCGGCCCTTGTCCTCAAGCCGCAGCAGCAGGGCGCGGACGTAGGCGTAAAGCCGCGTTTCCGGAGGGGCCTCGCCGACGAGCCCCAGGTCCGGCGGATAGCGCCGGCCCGCCTCGCGATGGGCGTGTTCGAGCACCGCCTGGTACAGGCGGTCCTTGCTGCCGAAATGATAGTGGATGGCGGCCAGATTGGCCTTGGCCAATTTGGTGATCTCGCGGACGGTGGCGGCCTGATACCCCTTGCAGGAGAAGATTTCGCCGGCGGCATCAAGGAGCCGCATCCTGGTTTCGTCTTCACGACCGTTGCCAGTCATCCGTCCGCCTTGCGTGAAGCTGCATTGCCCTGGGATGTACGGCGGAAAAGCCGGGCCGGTCAATACTTTCCCGGGATGGTGCGGCCGGGTTACGGCTTTGCCATGTTCGGCGCACCCCCCCGTTGACCTGGACGCTGAA encodes the following:
- a CDS encoding CerR family C-terminal domain-containing protein → MTGNGREDETRMRLLDAAGEIFSCKGYQAATVREITKLAKANLAAIHYHFGSKDRLYQAVLEHAHREAGRRYPPDLGLVGEAPPETRLYAYVRALLLRLEDKGRHSWLLRLMAREMAEPSSNLTTVVDRCLAPANAVLRDIVAALLGGAPEPLAVARFSESIVGQCRHFVLDRPVLERLYPDCDPSQDGVDALALHITRFSLAAMGFPKAMEFPPPTLEPLSGDAS
- a CDS encoding efflux RND transporter periplasmic adaptor subunit, with the translated sequence MFVSRAMILALSVCCVWSCGGSGEKKAGRDAGPVPVVAVPAVATTLPLVVKAVGNVEPMATVSVKPRVDGAITAQLIKDGAEVAKGDPLFRLDPRPFDLAIREGQAKLARDKALLVKAEADLTRYATLKSKDVVAQEQYDQTFSQAKTLEGTIRLDEASLDRARLDLEYADIRAPIAGRVGTVMLTVGNVLKAGDDRVMCVINQISPIFIAFSLPERYLPAIQAKNRQGALTVTAVPAGEDDSPPVKAKLASIDNAVDAKTGSIRLKAIAENADHRLWPGQFVRVGLTLSTLADVVVIPTQAVMDGLKGPYVYVVKKDGTVDARQITPGPIIDARTVVEKGLSPGEMVVTDGQVRLAPGLRAAIKAAPDAKADAKADAKADAKAAQ
- a CDS encoding efflux RND transporter permease subunit, producing the protein MNPAAIFITRPVMTTLVMAAILIFGVMAYLKLPVSDLPNVDFPTIEVRVSLPGASPETMAAAVANPLEKQFSTIAGLDSMTSINSVGSTRITLQFALDRNIDAAALDVQSAMTTAGKDLPDDLPSPPYFRKVNPADAPILYLAISSDVMRLSDVDEYAENMMAQRISMVPGVAQVSVYGSKKYAVRIQLDPEAMAAKGIGVDEVSDAVKKGNVNLPVGTVSGPSKEYTVRSSGKLLTAAGYKPLIVAWRNGSPVRLSEIAKVTDSVEETRRFNWFSGTPGLVLAIQRQPGTNTVEVVDSIKALLPHFQAQLPASVNLRVLYDRSASIRESVSDVKFTLVLTVCLVVMVIFLFLRNIPATVIPSLALPMSVVGTFAAMYVLGFSLDNISLMALTLSVGFVVDDAIVMLENIVRHLEMGKTPLAAAMEGSKEISFTIVSMTISLAAVFLPVFFMGGVVGRLFHEFAVTIMVSILISGFVSISLTPMLCNLILKPHAPVRHGKVYNAVERAFDGLRDFYDASLRLVLKHHALTMCVSLVLLGVTVWLFRAIPKGFLPSEDTGRLMVTTEAEEGVSFGVMMRRQKLLNEIAAKDPDVSQYMSVIGSGGPNNTNNNGRMMLSLKSLDERRDSADTVMQRIRRAFAQVPGLRAYLQNPPPIRIGGRSSKGQYQFTLQASNTEELFAAAAAFEQKMHAIADIQDVTSDLQIKNPELRVDIDRDKASALGISAYQIENALATSYGNRQISTIYAPNDTYQVIMELAPAYQANPDALSLLYVRSADGQLVPLDTLVKREVSVGPLSVNHSGQTPSVTISFNLRPGASLGGVVTAVEELARKELPGSIFTSFQGEAQAFQSSLTGMAVLLAMAVLVIYIVLGILYESFIHPLTILSGLPSAGVGALATLMLFGMDLNIYGFVGIIMLIGIVKKNAIMMIDFALEAQRGKGMPARQAIYEGALTRFRPIMMTTMAALMGTLPIALGFGAGAAARRPLGLCVVGGLIVSQLLTLYFTPVYYIYLDALQNWFGHLVHARKGGNRGETFL